The segment AGTTTTCTgattaaatgaaatatgtcgCAGCACATACGCAGGGATCCTATGTACAAAACCGTAGGATCGTGAAACTTCAAATAAATAGCCGTGATTTTGATAGCACTAGCTCTGTATATTGGTTGATTTTTTATGTTAAGGGTACTTGGCAGTCAGGCCGTTCAAAAATCAAgtgttttttgcgaattaattacaaagagatgaaagcaagcacagacttttccttttacacaatgtttattattattacgtagagtaaaaatttttttttttatatatatcaaTTTTAACATATATACAAAGTATTTTACCCACTTGAAATTTATATATTGACACAGCATTTAGCATTATCACTAAGGAGCAATGTCTTCTTTCTATGGTTgagtgaattttcaaaatttggagcTGACCCTTTTTGcacgaaattgtataaaatcactTTTCTCCGGTAAATAATTACATCAAACGTCGTTATTATGTTACAGAATTATGTATTAGTGCATAGAAACATATTAGAAAATTATAGTAAAATACATTTAGCATTTTCTCTAACACAATCCACACATCTTGAACCTCGGAAATCGATAACTAACACCCCCAAACCACGATCAATCCCCATCGATACATGACCCAGTCCACGTCACCAAAAATCAATCAATTCCGAACAACCCCTAAATCACACCCTGAAAACTCGAAATCCTGTCCAATCCATTCACGACCCCACGCCTACACTCCTACGCAATACCAgtcaaaagaaaattcaaacttATATCCCCCAGATTGGAGAATTTTACAATATTGTACCGCAGTGTCGCCAGTTCAACATCTAAAGCCTTGCTAAAGTATCAACTTCATCGAGTTCCAAACTTTCCTCCGGCCACCGCATCACACTCTTCCCCCGATCGCAGCACCCCCAAACCTCCTCCACGTTCCTCCTCGACTCCCCCCGGATCGTCGACCATCCCATTCATTCTCGTCTCTCCGAAGAATATGCGTCGGTGCAGCAGCAAGGACGTTGCACGTCGGGCGTTATTCCTGTCCCGACGGGGAGCACACGTCCGAGGGAGGCCCAGAAGGTGGGCGATAGAAGGCGACCGGAAGGGGGTGAACGCGCGGGAGGAGGAAGCGAGGGCGGCGAGTGCGCGTGCTCCAGTCTCCGAGCGCGTCACCCCCCGTTGCCACGCGCGCCACGGGGTTGTATGCCGATATTGTCGGGCAGGCGCATTGCCCGCTAACGGCGGGCGAAGGAGGATGACAATAAAAGAGCATATATGATCGCGACTAAACGCACGTTAACCTCGGTGCTGGCTGGTCGGTCTGGCAGACGTGTTGCCTCTATCTCCCCCCTTTCCCTACCTCCCGGTCACTGAAAAATGTAAGCCACGATGGGTGGGAAAAGGGAGTGCGTGGAGACGTTCAAAGTGAGCCCTGTGCACGCGTAACGTCCTCACCGAAGGCAGATATCCGTTCTCGCCGTTTGGGGGACatcctcctctctccctctttccctcttcccctctatctccctctctctctctctctctctgtctctctacttctcctgcgtgtgtgtgtgcggcTCGCGGCAGAGGAATCATGAACAACTCGCCGCAGAATACGGAGGTGGCCGGGCAACAGCACCGTGCCGGCGCCGAGAACAGCGACGAGGAGGAATGGAGTGGTGTCGTGGAATGTGTAATGTTACTGCATCGACTCGTGTATCGAAAGAATGATTTTTATTTGCTGAAACAGCCTTCCTCGAGCAGCTTCTTGTTGCCCATTTCGAGTTGTTTTTCGTGGTCAAGGAAGTTCTGTGGGCTGCACAACGTGTGTTGAAATCTTATTACCTAAATCGCTTGCACCTTTCGATCTATTCATACCGTCACCGCTCGCGCACATGTGTACCGCTGTGGGATGCGTTATCTGTTGATTCCACTCGTTCCCGACTACCGTTCGACGGAAGCGGGCACTCCAGAGGCTCCGGGCCGCGGTGCTTCCGTTCGCGATGCTGCCTCCGCGGCCGTAGAGACGGGGTGCTTCTGAATATTGGCGGTCAAGCTCTGGGAGCTTTTTTATAGTGATCTTGAAAATGGAGGAAGATCTTGCGAGCTTGTGCGTAGAAAATAGAAACGCTTCGTGTCCGAGTTGCATTGTACACGGTTACGTATCTGGAGAAGAGTTTTGTCGATTATAATAAGCCTTGCGATGAGATTAGTCGACTTGGCAATTTATCCTATTTGCAAACGGAAGCGTTTCTAGGCAGATGGTTCCACGATCCTCGTCCACCGCCGAGAGGCGTAGAGTGAGCCTCCAGAGTTTGATAGCTTGCTTCAAGAGCAGCCTGTATAGTGGGAACGACACGTTAATCTGTTAGAATTCGTCGGTTCCAGCGGGATTTGGATTTTATTTACCGAAACGTGCGATCTCGGCGAATGAAATCGGAGTCCATCTGCGGTAAGCTCGCTATAGTAACGTATCCTTTCGTAGGCTGTTCTGGAAAGGTCAAAGTCGGATCGGGTGACGCGAACGGACGAAGACAGACGGCGACGTACTATCATCGTCGAGAAGAAGAACGGCACGTATGGTTTCACGTTGCAGGTAAAGTAGCCTATTCACGTGTTCGCACCTTTAACGATGTCCAcggaatatacagggtggtctGGGGCTGGTAGCATAAGGGGGGTGAAAACGTGGAATAAAGTTTCCCGATGGGAAGCTTCGTTTTGgaggaaatcgactttgaatattTCACTAGGTAGAGGTGCTCTTGAGCAACGCTTTGAGGACTTGTGGGGTACCGTGAAGTAAGGGGAACGTTTCTCGATATCAatacgaatatattttattgtaaatttttcCCTGATATTTGTATGCCGCGTCGGCAGATTTGTTACTGCAACCACcagtttgttaattttaagaaaGGATGATCTAGTATTAACGTATTTATTATTCTAACTGTTACACAGTAATGTATGTTATGGGACAGTCGCGGCGAGGCAGAAGTTGAACCGAAGAAAGGAGCTGAAATAACACCTTTTCACGTGAAATTGCAGAGCTACGGTATACATTACAAAAGGGAGCAGGAAATCGAGATGGTCACGTACGTGGACTACGTCGAATACGACGGGCCAGCATTCAAAGCTGGTATGCGCGAGGGCGACGTGATACTTTCCATAAACGGTCATGAAATGGACAGGGCCGACCACAAAACGCTGGTCAATTTCATAAAGAACTGTGATACCAGGATGCGAATGGTCGTGTCCTTCGAGGACTGCGTGAGAAAGGTGAGTGAAACACGTGGGGTACGTTTTAGGACCAAGTGTGTTTTCTGCGCTCATTGCGGAGGCATACAAGCCTAAAACCCATCCTGACATTTAATTAATTGGCCCAGAGAAACTTCCTCAACTGCAGATAATaatctttctcttctttctcaACCTCCATAGCTTTAGCTCGCAAGAACCACACCTTCACTCACCACTGCTTTCATGACTTCAGTATAGTTTTTCCATCCACGATATTCACCATGAGCTCATCGCGAAGGATAACTTTGGGTCTGAATTTTAATCGAGCCCGATATCCAATATATGTTCCAGGTGGAACTGCATATGCGGTATATCGAGCTGCAACGTGCCCTCCAATCGCGCATAGGCGAGCTGGAGAGGCTCTGCGAAAGGGAACGGTCTATCCTTATGGGTCGATGGAAAACCCATTCACTGCCAGCCCGCAAGAGAACGCCCAATAGCGTGATCACCAGCAATCCCAATCAGCCGTCGCCATCATCCAGCTTCAATTCCTCCACGATTCAGTGCTGCAGGCCAGCTACCTCCACGGAGCATCTGTTGCTTTACAACGTGGTATTCTAAAATTCAACTTAGCCACCCCGCTTGCTGCAACGAACCCTATCTTTTCATACAGCTTCGGAGGGAAACTTAACATACCGAGATATGCTTATTACCAAGCGACTTGATATACCTAGTataagtattactttttaaaagtTCAACGATTGTAAATCCTAAAGTGTGTACGAATGGAATTACAAGTTAAAATGTGCAGTCAAGCTATCTCCCATCCAAGGCTCGTAGAAAGTTTTCCCCACCGAAGTCGCATAGAAAATCTTAATTCCtaagggggaggcctacctagaacggacAAAataacatgcttctttgggaattttttctagaaaaaccgataaacttttattattaaatattagtctgttggaaagagtacatcccacggatatttcagtattttttctggtaaaaagtatcgaaaggtttgtgagttataggccaTGCCCGAGACGTCCTTCTTTTTTAAgcgctttgcggtgacaaccatagctcggtgcaggatcatccaaaattgaaaattcgattttttttttagataatatatgaaattatctaggcgctatcgggcccgattttggaaaaattgttttgagacaaaatggcaACTGTGCAAAGTTggagcatcgatatttggcaaaaatcgctcgtttttctaGTGTAAAGAAACAAATCTAACCAAAAAAATGGAAAcctcccgatagcgcttagatttttaaccctaaaataagtcTGCAAAGccgcgagtaaatcggttcactaatttttgagttatgtgtgtcatcgactttgaaatcatgatttggtggaaaacgcgtttaaagctttgggcctgagcgctacaccgaggaacacctacctacttacacgtgtataactttgtcaattttgggcgaattaacttgacactttctgggaatattttcaaaatattgtacttcaagaaaatatcaaaatcgaaaaatcgatttttcgaaaatttctaggtaacCCTCCACCTTAAGTGGGCCCTGTACCACATCTACGTATAGTCAGCAAACTCTTCAACAGACCAATCAATGCGTTTACAGTTCTCGGACGGTCGGCCATGCTTGATACCCCGCAACGCGGCCTGCTTAGTAGCGGTGGGCCCGCCACGGTCCCGAAGCGACCACCACCACTTCCTCTCGAAGATGTCCAGCGACTCCGGGATGACCGCCTCATCGCGGCACAGCTATCACCAGGCGAACGGCATGACAGGCACCCCAGCGAAATCCAAGCCGCACAAATCGtgccagcagcaacagcaacaatcCACCTCCGCAGCGGACCCAACGCCCCTTCACCCCCCGCCCCAGAATAGCCTGTGCGTCGCTTGCATATCCAGCGCGAATCGACGCAGGGAGCAATCGGACAGCGGAAGCCTGGACGCCTACGATCTGGCTAGCCCTTGCTGTGACCCCAATTGCGTCCCCAGTCGCAGGCGCAGGGAGAAGCAAAGGCGGGCGAGGAACGAGCAGaatcagcagcagcaacagcagcagcaggtgCAGCAGGTGCAGCAGGTGCAGCATCACCACGTGCAACGGGAACAGACGCAACAGCCGCAGCAGCAACATGGTCCTCATAATTGCTCGCGCACCTCCGGGCACAGTCTCCATTCCATCACGAGTAGCGACGTCTCCACCACTGCTGACAGCGTCGCTTCCTGCACGACTAGCCTGAGCACGGACACTCTGTACTGGGACCCCAGTGTGCACCAAAGACCGCCGCCGTGCCTTCAGTACGCCAAGCCGAAGTCCTGGGACAATCTGACTACCAAGGCGTTCGGTGGCTACGGGTTCGGTTACGGTTACCTGGACACCGCCACCGCGAAGACGCACAGTGCCGAGAGGCCCGGGAAGGGGGCCCATGGGCGGGCGAAAACGCCGACCGGGACGGTGCAGAGAAGAACTAGCAGTAGCACCACGTACTCCGGCAGCTCCACCAGGCACTTTCAGCCGACAAAGTCTACAGAGAGCCTGCTGATACCGCCGCCCTATCAGACCGAACTAGACGCTAGCTTGAGTTGCGAGTGCCTGGACGGGCCAGCCGCGAGGTGCGTGCAGGTGCTGCAGATGGAGAAGCATAATCGGCAGGAGGAGGGCTATATTATCAGCACGCACGCCCAGGTTCGGCACCGCAGGTCTAGCCATTCCGATGGGAAGTTGAGGGCTTTGAACAGTTCCGAAGTGACGCGACTGTAAGTCCTTTCGCTCTATTGGAAACTGTACCCTAATGGGATGCGAGGATGGTTATAGGTTATAGCGGCGGATGTTGTATAGGGGAAATTTACCGCCCACTGTATTAGGGACGAATTGAGCGCTATATAGTCTGAGCTGTGAATACTTTTGCTGAGATATCTTTGATCAGCATACAGAGTGGAATCGGAGAGAGTGTCTGTATTAACTGTAGGGACACCGGAATTCTGTATCGTCGATGTAAATCGTTCGTTCTGAATACCAAAGATATATAGGGGAAATTATTAACGCTCTATTAGGGCTAATTGGAACGCTAGTTGAGACTAGTATGGACCAGTTGTATCATGCAGAAAGCATAATCGACGAGAGGATGATGGTTGCATCGGTAGTACGCACATTTAAGTTCAACGTCGGTAGCCCGATTATTCCGAAGGGCTCTAAATAATTGGAAACCGTGCTTTAATACCCATATGATTACTGATGTATCTACTGATGTTTAGGGGAAATTACCAATGCATTGCAAGGGTGAATTGAACTTGAATGGTACAGTTTCTCAGTCAAATGGAGGAGCATTGTCGATAAGAGGACCGTGGTAATATTATCAGTACGTAAATTCCAAGTTAGACACAGGAGCTCCAATTATTCCGAAGGGCTCTAAATAATTCCGAAGTGGCACGACTGGAAACTgaaccaaaaataaaatactcgTATGATACGATATCAATATCAAAGATATATAGGAAAAATTAGTATTGTATTCGCCGAACGATCGTGAAAGACGGACCACGTTTTTTGACACTTTTTCAGGAACACACGATTGGTTACGCGTTTAGTTAACTGAATTATCGTTTCGATCAACGAATCATTTTCCCAGCGATGTACTCCTGGATGATCGATAAGACTCAATCGACGTTCGCGGCGctttttgaatcttttttaaatttttacggcCAGTTGATTCTGTAATTGATTAAGGGTAGTTTTAAACTGCGATAATCGTTCATAGGGACATTATCGTTATCGTAAGGAACaatcaattataaaattatatcatTTCGAAATTAAAGAGATGTAATTATCCTGCAATTCCTTGCGACGGTGAagtaacagtaaaaaaaaaacgaatcttTTTGTGAGAATCTAAACGTTctaagtattttttatttttctaggaTTGAAACTTTCGTTGTCGGACTcaatagatatatttgttaCTAGATATAGAATTGGGGTATTATTAAATCACCTGCCATTTAATAATTAActtcatttaattaattaacaaatAATTCAGCGTTTAAAGTCATAAATAACGTTAGACCGCAGAATACAAATTTCCCACCGTTTCTCATTTATAGTAACTAGGGACCGCTACTGACCAATGAGATACGACATCCTAGTGAAATTCACTAGGAAGATTTCATTTCCCAATCTGCCCAGCTTGCGCCCATGCGCGCTATTAATTTGTGTACCAGTCGGGAGTTAGGTTATGTTTTGATTTATTGTATTTGAAAGTATCGTTAGATAGATAGGAAAAAAGATGTCGAGGAAAAAGCACAACATCTCGTACATTAAACCGGATGAACCGAAATTCTTGCGCGAACTGAAAGAGCAAGTTGGATACAAGGAAGGACCTACTATAGACACCAAGGTATATGTCAATACATTAATCGCTCATCATTAATCGCTTAATTACTGATTTAATCATTAACAACGCAAGGGCGTTGTAAAAATGATCGACGGTAGTTAATGGTATTTAGAATGTGTACATAGAACCGAATGCACGAAATCTTAACTATGACAATAATGCTAAATATTATCAATCTTTGTTATCGTATATTTTATGTATAATGGGATCATTAAGTATATTATAATTGACGCTTGTTTATAACTAGCATGAACAGCGATTTAAATGACTTCTTAAAACAGAGAGAAGTATTGCCACAAGACTCTGACGACGATAGAGACGAACCTACCGAAGAGCAGCCAGTTGTGGTTGTTTTGAATTCGGGTGATTTAACAGCAGAGGAGGCAGACGCATTTGCGAAGAAAAAAGAGGAAGGTATAGAAATGTTTTGTGTCGGCAAGAGATGGATTTGTTGAAAGAGAAATTATACATGAATTTTGAATTATAGAGGAAGCTAATGCTCCGGCAGACTTATCTAAGAGAATTATATTCAGAAAGAATAAAATAGTGGACCCAGAATCCGATGTCACTGATAAGCCAGTGAAGAAAAAGATAAAGAAAGCGAAACAAGAAAAGGCTGTACTATCTTTTGATGATAACGACGATGACTATCTTTAATATTACTAGCACACTGTAAATGATTCCATTGTTGAGAGAAAATAGTTTCAAGTTTATTTTGCATACACGAAGAAGTATCATGGAATGTACATGCATCGATATATGATAATTATTGCAAGGATATTTATATCTATAATAAGACAATATTGAACTGtataaaatagaatttaatatataaatgtaaatattatttatatatatgtgtatatacatatatatatatatatatatgttagaCCATCTTTCCCAATAGTAACATAAGAGAATTAAGATACaatgaattttgtaaatatagaaATGTTTTAATAAAcctacttttattttaatattgataAAATTCTGTGCTCGACTTTTGTCTAGCGTTCTGACGAACGGAGAagaaattttttactgtttCACGTAGTATGTGCATAAAAACAGAGTACATACATATCGTATATACAATATACACGATATATAAAAAGAGTTGCGGAAGAGCGTCAGAAGAAGGTTGAAAGATTTTTCTACGactcgctcggtcggtcggctaTACCTGTCGAAGGGTTTTACGGGTAAAGGGCAGGGGCTTGTTGGTCAACCCCATTATTACACGTTGTTGCGATTGCAGATTGCCCTTATTCTTGGGAGGGTCTCTCATTGGATGTGCACGTGTACCCGGTCACGTGACAATGTATAACAAACGCTACTGGTCGTTTTGTCCCTTTAACATTACGCGTACGTCATAAAATTTGCGGTCACGTGATTATCGTCGCCATCTTGGCAGTTTTCGACGACGGAGGTAAGAAGGATCCGTGACGTCGGACCCAAATAAACAGAAAGTATATGTGAAGAATTTCGATAGAAAAACGGTGTGCGCCGAGTGCCGAAGGGAGTACGCGTGTGTAGCCGCATATTTCTCGGTGCCCCGAACGGTCAGTGAATTTAAATAGCGCGGCATTTGCGATGCGTGTGTGTTTCGATTATCGGTCCTCTTTTGGGGGGATAATCGCGATCGGCCAGCGACCACCACGGCAGCTGTTCGACAGCTAAGCCAGCCCTTACGAAGAAATGGCGGGAGCTTTCTAAATTTCGATAAACCTCGTGAACACGAGTGGCCCGTTCTTCGCTCTTAGGCGAGAAAATAATGTATCAGAGAGCCACCGAGGAACTGACGATTGATTTCTTGGATTTTATGATTTGTACAGTTGTGATACCGAATAACACAATATAACCAGGGCCGTGACGATCCCCCCAAGTCCCCTGCGCCATCCCTCCCGATACTTTTTCGCTATTCTTCGAATAGAAACCCCTTTTTCCCATCATAACTAAATTTCGTTTTACGCTCGCAATCCTTTAGCAACCTCTGTCACGAATATGCTATCGCTATGACAATGCGATTTATTTGCCATACATCGATCAGGAGCAAATAAATGCAATCGTATAAACAGAATTTTTGTTTCCCCGAATTGTGTACaaactttttgtaattataTTCGATGCGATTATTTAAGGAGCAAAGTTGTTCGATAGTAGTTTGTTTTGCTTTAAAATTGTAACAGTGTCTTCTTTCCGACCGTGTTATCTTCTCGCGTCCGAATTTCGCCTACTCAGGCGCATTCTCAGCAAAACGAAGAGTTAGAATTCTGAGAAAACTTCCATACGGAAATCGAGAAACTCGGGACCGTTAATTGTACAAAAAAGAAATTCGAACATTACAAATACATACATTGGATATTTATAAATTCGAATATCCAGtgggatttatttttcatttcaacgTGCTCGGCCCTCGAAGACTCTTCTGTATCACGAATTTCCATTAAACTCCATACACCACATATATTCCGAAACGAAAAAGTCGGGAAACACACGCATTCTACATGAGAAGCACTCAATCGATATTCTTGTCTGAGCATCGTTTCACGCGTTGGGGATTCGACCCATCAATGAACGTTAAGAAAAAAACCTAAGAAACAAGAGAAAAGTAGCAAGTAATCTCGGCGTTTTCGAGAACAGCCTTCTCTGCTGAATATTCAAAGGAGCAAGCGAACGACAATGATGAGATTAAAAGTGTAACGCCGATTAAATAGGCGGAGTGAAATCGTGAGAAAAGAAGCCACACTCCTCCCCCCTCCCTCCGCCGCCCCCCTTCAGTCCGCCTTAACCCCCGGACGAAAAGTGCCCCCGCGACTATGTTGCGACGGCCCTGGGCATAACTTTTTAACGTTTCCAACCGTCGCGGCTGCCCTCTGGTGCCTAATTTTCAGCAATGAATGTTCACTATTTACAGGTTTTGTGAATAAATCGTGTATCGTGCGTATAAGGACGAATCGTAGGCTCCCGCCGTCGGCGCCGCTCCGAAGATCGCTGGTCGTGAGAAATGTCGCGGTGTCAGGGAATCGTTTAGGAGATCGAGCACGGTCAGGTGCGTATTATTCTGTGGCTGGTGACAGGATACACGGGAGTCACGGGACGGGTGTTCGGTGCGCGTTCCATTTGTGCCTCTTGGTGCCTCTGGCCCGCAGAGAACCGCCGGGATCCGTGAATAGCGGGGAGTTAAGTGGCACAAGACGTGCCCCGAGCCGAGCGTACTGAATGAGCCTCCTTCTATTCCGGATCGCCGATACCGCGGCTACTATTTCACGTTTTCGGTTTTCCGATTGAACGGCACGACTGTGTCGTCGCCCACGGGATCCACGCTCCCGTTCCGGGGACACGGAGGCGTTGGGTGTAGGTTAAAGAAGCTATGCCTCTCAGCATCGTTCCCGTGAAAAGCTACGGTGTCCTTCGAGCGGACCTTATCTTCGTTATCGTCGGTGTATAATAGATCAGTCTTCGAGTACGGGAGCCTCCCGGAATCGAGACTGGTCGAGATAAAATTGATGGGATTCCGGTCGGCCGTGTCGAACAGAAGACTCCGCTCCGGTGGACACAATTCTAtagataatctaacgaaatgGGCCTCATTTATCTAGTTCCCTTTTCATTCGCGTACGATAATCCGTACGCTGGTGGTAGGATCTTGGTTGGCGGCGTGCGGCTGCTTGCTCGTTACTTAAAGACCGTCGAGTTAGTAAGGGGAATATCCGCGTAAGTGGAATAATAATCATCGTGGGAGATCAAGTCTGTCACGATCGGATTCGGTAGGTCATAGGGTTGTTCGGTAGGTGGTTGGCGTGTTTGTCCCGTCCGGCATGTAGTATATAGTTAGGAAGgttgcgcgcgcgagcgcgcgcgtcTTTGGATG is part of the Andrena cerasifolii isolate SP2316 chromosome 1, iyAndCera1_principal, whole genome shotgun sequence genome and harbors:
- the LOC143377722 gene encoding uncharacterized protein LOC143377722 isoform X2; this encodes MNNSPQNTEVAGQQHRAGAENSDEEEWSGVVECVMLLHRLVYRKNDFYLLKQPSSSSFLLPISSCFSWSRKFCGLHNAVLERSKSDRVTRTDEDRRRRTIIVEKKNGTYGFTLQSYGIHYKREQEIEMVTYVDYVEYDGPAFKAGMREGDVILSINGHEMDRADHKTLVNFIKNCDTRMRMVVSFEDCVRKVELHMRYIELQRALQSRIGELERLCERERSILMGRWKTHSLPARKRTPNSVITSNPNQPSPSSSFNSSTIQCCRPATSTEHLLLYNFSDGRPCLIPRNAACLVAVGPPRSRSDHHHFLSKMSSDSGMTASSRHSYHQANGMTGTPAKSKPHKSCQQQQQQSTSAADPTPLHPPPQNSLCVACISSANRRREQSDSGSLDAYDLASPCCDPNCVPSRRRREKQRRARNEQNQQQQQQQQVQQVQQVQHHHVQREQTQQPQQQHGPHNCSRTSGHSLHSITSSDVSTTADSVASCTTSLSTDTLYWDPSVHQRPPPCLQYAKPKSWDNLTTKAFGGYGFGYGYLDTATAKTHSAERPGKGAHGRAKTPTGTVQRRTSSSTTYSGSSTRHFQPTKSTESLLIPPPYQTELDASLSCECLDGPAARCVQVLQMEKHNRQEEGYIISTHAQVRHRRSSHSDGKLRALNSSEVTRL
- the LOC143377722 gene encoding uncharacterized protein LOC143377722 isoform X3; this encodes MNNSPQNTEVAGQQHRAGAENSDEEEWSGVVECAVLERSKSDRVTRTDEDRRRRTIIVEKKNGTYGFTLQSYGIHYKREQEIEMVTYVDYVEYDGPAFKAGMREGDVILSINGHEMDRADHKTLVNFIKNCDTRMRMVVSFEDCVRKVELHMRYIELQRALQSRIGELERLCERERSILMGRWKTHSLPARKRTPNSVITSNPNQPSPSSSFNSSTIQCCRPATSTEHLLLYNVFSDGRPCLIPRNAACLVAVGPPRSRSDHHHFLSKMSSDSGMTASSRHSYHQANGMTGTPAKSKPHKSCQQQQQQSTSAADPTPLHPPPQNSLCVACISSANRRREQSDSGSLDAYDLASPCCDPNCVPSRRRREKQRRARNEQNQQQQQQQQVQQVQQVQHHHVQREQTQQPQQQHGPHNCSRTSGHSLHSITSSDVSTTADSVASCTTSLSTDTLYWDPSVHQRPPPCLQYAKPKSWDNLTTKAFGGYGFGYGYLDTATAKTHSAERPGKGAHGRAKTPTGTVQRRTSSSTTYSGSSTRHFQPTKSTESLLIPPPYQTELDASLSCECLDGPAARCVQVLQMEKHNRQEEGYIISTHAQVRHRRSSHSDGKLRALNSSEVTRL
- the LOC143377722 gene encoding uncharacterized protein LOC143377722 isoform X1; the protein is MNNSPQNTEVAGQQHRAGAENSDEEEWSGVVECVMLLHRLVYRKNDFYLLKQPSSSSFLLPISSCFSWSRKFCGLHNAVLERSKSDRVTRTDEDRRRRTIIVEKKNGTYGFTLQSYGIHYKREQEIEMVTYVDYVEYDGPAFKAGMREGDVILSINGHEMDRADHKTLVNFIKNCDTRMRMVVSFEDCVRKVELHMRYIELQRALQSRIGELERLCERERSILMGRWKTHSLPARKRTPNSVITSNPNQPSPSSSFNSSTIQCCRPATSTEHLLLYNVFSDGRPCLIPRNAACLVAVGPPRSRSDHHHFLSKMSSDSGMTASSRHSYHQANGMTGTPAKSKPHKSCQQQQQQSTSAADPTPLHPPPQNSLCVACISSANRRREQSDSGSLDAYDLASPCCDPNCVPSRRRREKQRRARNEQNQQQQQQQQVQQVQQVQHHHVQREQTQQPQQQHGPHNCSRTSGHSLHSITSSDVSTTADSVASCTTSLSTDTLYWDPSVHQRPPPCLQYAKPKSWDNLTTKAFGGYGFGYGYLDTATAKTHSAERPGKGAHGRAKTPTGTVQRRTSSSTTYSGSSTRHFQPTKSTESLLIPPPYQTELDASLSCECLDGPAARCVQVLQMEKHNRQEEGYIISTHAQVRHRRSSHSDGKLRALNSSEVTRL
- the LOC143377746 gene encoding uncharacterized protein KIAA1143 homolog, which gives rise to MSRKKHNISYIKPDEPKFLRELKEQVGYKEGPTIDTKREVLPQDSDDDRDEPTEEQPVVVVLNSGDLTAEEADAFAKKKEEEEANAPADLSKRIIFRKNKIVDPESDVTDKPVKKKIKKAKQEKAVLSFDDNDDDYL
- the LOC143377722 gene encoding uncharacterized protein LOC143377722 isoform X4, whose product is MNNSPQNTEVAGQQHRAGAENSDEEEWSGVVECAVLERSKSDRVTRTDEDRRRRTIIVEKKNGTYGFTLQSYGIHYKREQEIEMVTYVDYVEYDGPAFKAGMREGDVILSINGHEMDRADHKTLVNFIKNCDTRMRMVVSFEDCVRKVELHMRYIELQRALQSRIGELERLCERERSILMGRWKTHSLPARKRTPNSVITSNPNQPSPSSSFNSSTIQCCRPATSTEHLLLYNFSDGRPCLIPRNAACLVAVGPPRSRSDHHHFLSKMSSDSGMTASSRHSYHQANGMTGTPAKSKPHKSCQQQQQQSTSAADPTPLHPPPQNSLCVACISSANRRREQSDSGSLDAYDLASPCCDPNCVPSRRRREKQRRARNEQNQQQQQQQQVQQVQQVQHHHVQREQTQQPQQQHGPHNCSRTSGHSLHSITSSDVSTTADSVASCTTSLSTDTLYWDPSVHQRPPPCLQYAKPKSWDNLTTKAFGGYGFGYGYLDTATAKTHSAERPGKGAHGRAKTPTGTVQRRTSSSTTYSGSSTRHFQPTKSTESLLIPPPYQTELDASLSCECLDGPAARCVQVLQMEKHNRQEEGYIISTHAQVRHRRSSHSDGKLRALNSSEVTRL